The Catalinimonas alkaloidigena genome has a segment encoding these proteins:
- a CDS encoding PepSY-associated TM helix domain-containing protein has protein sequence MKKKQKSLFDRIVAWVHLWPSIASGLVVVFVCLTGTIIVYGDEIMDWTAGEAKYVQEIGTERITSQEIDQHLKQHYPTFAISEYVFFKDPRRSIRLRVFSPKERKLAMIYMDPYTGEILKRDNSIYFFFVTAHLHASFLAGEIGHWIVAISTIVFVISCLTGLILWLPRKWTRATRQASFTIKWKAKFKRLNYDLHNVYGFYSLLICLVLSVTGLIIFFPGLMSFTIEATGGNIAHMDEALPPMDSTKASLDLVPLAYQVLEQEYPDKKEISLWDPNFQKLGAYIFTTGKVGLKSIENADLSIYDRYSGEKITVDPQFLQHERTENMVWQLHMGQWWGQFGKLSTFLAGLVATSLPITGFLIWWGRRNKKSTKKNAQSTGQDATRQRQALLTKSVSNG, from the coding sequence ATGAAAAAGAAGCAGAAAAGCCTGTTCGACCGTATCGTGGCCTGGGTGCATCTCTGGCCTAGCATCGCGTCCGGCCTGGTCGTGGTGTTTGTCTGCCTCACCGGAACCATCATCGTCTATGGAGACGAAATCATGGATTGGACCGCGGGCGAGGCCAAATACGTGCAGGAGATAGGTACGGAGCGCATCACGTCCCAGGAGATCGACCAACACCTCAAGCAACACTACCCCACGTTTGCCATTTCGGAGTACGTGTTTTTCAAAGATCCCCGACGGAGCATCCGGTTGCGGGTCTTCAGCCCGAAAGAGCGCAAGCTGGCCATGATCTACATGGACCCCTACACCGGGGAAATCTTGAAGAGAGACAACAGCATTTACTTCTTCTTTGTGACGGCCCACCTGCACGCCTCGTTTCTGGCCGGGGAGATCGGCCACTGGATCGTCGCCATCTCGACCATCGTCTTTGTCATCAGTTGCCTGACGGGCCTGATCCTCTGGTTGCCCCGAAAATGGACGCGCGCGACCCGGCAGGCGAGCTTTACCATCAAGTGGAAAGCCAAGTTTAAGCGGCTGAACTACGACCTGCACAACGTGTACGGATTTTACTCCTTACTGATCTGCTTGGTGTTGAGTGTCACGGGTCTGATCATCTTTTTTCCGGGACTGATGAGTTTCACCATCGAGGCGACCGGCGGAAACATCGCCCATATGGACGAAGCCTTGCCCCCCATGGACTCCACGAAAGCCTCGCTCGATCTGGTGCCGCTGGCTTATCAGGTGTTGGAACAGGAGTACCCCGACAAAAAAGAAATCAGCCTGTGGGACCCCAATTTCCAGAAGCTGGGCGCTTACATTTTTACGACCGGGAAAGTGGGACTGAAAAGCATCGAGAACGCGGACCTGAGCATCTACGACCGCTACTCCGGCGAGAAGATCACCGTAGACCCCCAATTCCTGCAGCACGAACGGACGGAAAATATGGTCTGGCAACTCCACATGGGCCAGTGGTGGGGGCAATTCGGCAAGCTGTCTACCTTCCTCGCCGGCCTCGTCGCCACGTCGCTGCCCATCACCGGCTTTCTGATCTGGTGGGGTCGGCGCAACAAGAAATCGACGAAAAAAAATGCACAATCTACTGGGCAAGATGCAACCCGTCAGAGACAAGCGTTGTTGACAAAATCGGTTTCAAACGGATAG